A region of bacterium DNA encodes the following proteins:
- a CDS encoding biopolymer transporter ExbD produces the protein MGAVDVGGGGSKRGAGGQAWKRPRVAIRIDMTPMVDIAFLLLIFFMVTTVFRLPTAMEMVLPPDTGEESIVKVQEERLLTFFVLNNDSLAMQVGNAGPKPLEWGHLRDSLKTRYDAFGDKVTVVARIHPKARYSSLVNLVDEFNLVGTTRFSIDRYTTWEDSLLRAAGFVTAGPEGLARPDESTFFESEQL, from the coding sequence ATGGGTGCTGTAGATGTTGGCGGTGGTGGTTCGAAACGTGGTGCAGGCGGTCAGGCTTGGAAGCGACCGCGAGTCGCCATTCGAATTGACATGACCCCGATGGTGGATATTGCCTTCCTCCTTTTGATCTTCTTCATGGTGACTACGGTATTCCGTTTGCCGACCGCGATGGAGATGGTTCTACCTCCGGACACCGGAGAAGAATCAATCGTAAAGGTTCAGGAAGAGCGACTCCTGACATTCTTTGTGTTGAATAATGATTCTTTGGCCATGCAGGTCGGAAATGCTGGTCCCAAGCCGCTCGAGTGGGGACACTTGCGCGACTCACTGAAGACACGCTACGACGCATTCGGCGACAAAGTGACAGTTGTGGCCCGGATTCATCCGAAGGCGCGATATTCGTCACTTGTAAATTTGGTCGATGAGTTTAATCTGGTTGGAACGACTCGTTTCTCGATAGATCGCTACACGACGTGGGAAGACTCGCTCTTGCGTGCAGCCGGATTTGTAACTGCGGGGCCAGAGGGTCTTGCGCGGCCCGATGAAAGCACATTCTTTGAATCGGAACAGCTCTAA
- a CDS encoding biopolymer transporter ExbD, whose translation MAAPKKRRIPVSIDMTPMVDIAFLLLIFFMSTTVFKKPEEVAVQTPSSHSIRQLPETDIIVITIPKDNKVFMTLDNAALDVENGLAEIVGRATKGIEFPPDSIASRIERLMLKRLVEKVVLKADRDADYGTVEKVLGVLQKNDLLFVNMVTEVEEG comes from the coding sequence ATGGCTGCTCCGAAGAAACGCCGCATTCCGGTAAGCATTGACATGACGCCGATGGTGGACATCGCGTTCCTTTTGCTTATCTTCTTCATGTCCACGACGGTGTTCAAAAAGCCGGAAGAGGTGGCTGTGCAAACACCTTCTTCACATTCAATACGCCAGTTGCCCGAAACGGATATCATTGTCATCACGATCCCGAAGGACAACAAGGTATTTATGACACTCGACAACGCCGCGCTCGACGTGGAGAACGGCCTCGCGGAAATCGTGGGTCGAGCTACGAAGGGTATTGAGTTTCCACCGGATTCTATCGCATCTCGTATCGAGCGTCTAATGCTAAAGCGACTCGTTGAGAAAGTCGTTCTCAAGGCTGATCGAGACGCCGACTACGGCACGGTAGAGAAGGTATTGGGAGTATTGCAGAAAAACGATCTCCTTTTCGTGAACATGGTCACGGAAGTGGAAGAAGGATAA
- a CDS encoding MotA/TolQ/ExbB proton channel family protein, giving the protein MKQGTFTTITLVLSLALASIFYWVILPILDKGVELTPLIHQISLAGPVVPILITLTLMLITFVAERIITLGRARGARPLPVYFSEFTKAVREGKYDHAIKVSDSQRGSAAAVLKAGAEQWVRVASDKSVHNEKKIADTQRAINEARLLEVPFLERNLIALSTIASIATMVGLLGTTIGMIRAFAAMSTQGAPNAAELARGISEALVNTALGLFAAILGIVAYNFFVNKVDQFNYEIDEAAYLMVEILKDKEN; this is encoded by the coding sequence ATGAAGCAAGGCACATTCACGACCATCACGCTGGTCCTTTCACTGGCACTGGCATCGATTTTCTATTGGGTCATCCTGCCGATTTTGGACAAAGGCGTTGAGTTGACGCCGCTGATTCACCAGATTAGCTTGGCCGGCCCCGTCGTGCCGATATTGATCACGCTTACTCTGATGCTGATTACTTTTGTGGCTGAACGCATCATTACCTTGGGCCGTGCCCGCGGCGCGCGTCCATTGCCGGTCTACTTTTCCGAGTTTACCAAGGCCGTTCGAGAAGGCAAGTATGACCACGCTATTAAGGTTTCGGACAGCCAACGCGGATCGGCGGCGGCTGTACTAAAAGCCGGAGCTGAGCAGTGGGTACGCGTTGCCTCTGACAAGTCGGTGCACAATGAGAAGAAGATCGCCGACACTCAGAGAGCAATTAACGAGGCGAGATTGCTGGAAGTTCCGTTCCTTGAACGCAACTTGATTGCACTCTCCACGATTGCTTCAATCGCCACAATGGTCGGTCTGCTTGGAACGACCATCGGCATGATTCGCGCGTTCGCGGCTATGTCCACTCAAGGTGCGCCGAACGCTGCAGAACTCGCCCGCGGTATTTCAGAAGCGCTCGTGAATACGGCGCTCGGGCTGTTTGCGGCGATTCTCGGAATCGTTGCTTACAACTTCTTTGTGAACAAGGTTGACCAATTCAACTATGAGATTGACGAAGCGGCCTACTTGATGGTAGAGATTCTTAAGGACAAAGAGAACTAA
- a CDS encoding tetratricopeptide repeat protein, giving the protein MISRIYNRLLALLVLSCVGVAFAAPNEPLDRARQLAQRGDWENVVGLAEQAAQVDPKSVDAWHLWGRASLFLGDTSSAIGHYEKALSLDAKDTKSVVDLTTLYVSMDRLDDANRVVSNAESKDKKGKLDEIKASRALILGKQGKIGEATPILASATAKNPNNPLYPLMLARIYSNANVVQLAADNYDIAWNLDEGNPDIAFEYGQTLLTQKKYDDADKLFKIVQERDPDNKQVDYLRGRLRYAAKRYAEAAAEFQKAVEKDPDNFLANYWLGRSYVDLSKLEKKNFYSSAISPLRRALALKPTRDDIRLSLAEAEYFVGRSTFYAAQQDSMSKDSRDRLAEEFDKQAEAYESLATGAPIPPKPPVPPVSVDGEVVPDASPAPTIPESEFRTLYADVATRYRTAAATLRQPDAVLNDKHPLRRDLLELSIVVMRAAALSTPELVKQQDVYANIARAYDKLNNLESALQYTEKQLEVTPGSSSDVTRKISLLQRMDDQSKLASYLSSLSADTAFLDRYGLIMVNAYIETKQYDLARESVQKVIARDPRNCDAHQLNAYIDLKRERYGAAVSALLEGVRACPNNADLWVFLGDSYYFSNEEDKATVERAKEAYCKAGSLGSPVGREKCEQIGQILSQWRR; this is encoded by the coding sequence ATGATTTCTCGAATTTACAATCGGCTTTTGGCGTTGCTGGTTCTTTCGTGTGTCGGCGTCGCCTTTGCTGCGCCGAATGAACCTCTCGACCGCGCCCGACAATTGGCACAGCGCGGCGACTGGGAGAATGTCGTTGGACTCGCGGAACAAGCCGCCCAAGTTGATCCGAAAAGCGTTGACGCATGGCACCTTTGGGGTCGCGCAAGTCTGTTCTTGGGAGACACGTCTTCCGCAATCGGACACTATGAGAAGGCGCTATCGCTTGATGCAAAAGACACCAAATCGGTCGTGGACTTGACGACCCTTTATGTCTCGATGGATAGACTGGACGATGCGAATCGAGTTGTCTCAAATGCGGAGTCCAAGGACAAGAAAGGCAAGCTTGACGAGATCAAAGCTTCCCGTGCCTTGATCTTAGGTAAGCAGGGGAAGATCGGTGAAGCAACTCCAATTCTTGCCAGTGCGACCGCAAAGAATCCGAACAATCCTCTTTATCCCCTGATGTTGGCTCGCATTTACAGCAATGCGAATGTGGTACAGCTTGCTGCAGACAACTACGACATAGCCTGGAATCTGGATGAAGGAAATCCTGACATCGCTTTCGAGTATGGTCAGACGCTTCTGACACAGAAGAAGTACGATGATGCGGACAAGCTCTTCAAGATTGTTCAGGAACGCGATCCCGATAACAAGCAGGTCGATTACTTACGCGGACGACTGCGCTACGCAGCAAAACGATACGCGGAAGCGGCGGCGGAGTTTCAGAAAGCAGTCGAGAAGGACCCTGACAATTTTCTTGCGAACTATTGGCTAGGCCGCAGTTATGTGGACTTGTCAAAGCTGGAAAAGAAGAACTTCTACTCGTCCGCAATTTCTCCCCTGCGCCGCGCACTTGCCCTGAAACCGACTCGCGATGACATCCGGCTTTCACTTGCAGAGGCGGAGTACTTCGTCGGTCGCTCGACCTTCTATGCTGCGCAGCAGGATTCAATGTCGAAGGACTCACGCGATCGGCTAGCAGAAGAGTTTGACAAGCAGGCAGAAGCGTATGAAAGTCTTGCCACGGGCGCACCGATTCCTCCCAAGCCGCCCGTTCCCCCTGTCTCGGTAGACGGAGAAGTCGTACCAGACGCATCGCCGGCTCCGACGATTCCCGAGTCTGAATTCCGGACCCTTTATGCGGATGTAGCGACCCGCTACCGCACTGCAGCCGCGACGCTGCGACAGCCGGATGCAGTTCTGAACGACAAGCATCCCTTGCGCCGCGACTTGCTTGAGTTATCGATTGTCGTGATGCGGGCCGCAGCTCTCAGCACGCCGGAGCTTGTCAAGCAGCAAGACGTTTACGCAAATATTGCCCGTGCCTATGACAAGCTCAATAATCTGGAATCCGCGCTGCAATACACTGAGAAGCAGCTTGAAGTTACACCCGGTTCGTCAAGTGATGTCACACGGAAGATCAGCCTGTTGCAAAGAATGGATGACCAGTCCAAACTTGCATCCTATTTGAGTTCACTCTCCGCAGATACTGCCTTCCTCGATCGCTACGGTCTAATCATGGTGAATGCGTACATCGAGACAAAACAGTATGATCTCGCTCGCGAATCGGTGCAGAAGGTGATTGCACGAGACCCGCGCAATTGTGACGCTCATCAACTGAATGCCTATATTGATCTGAAACGCGAACGATATGGTGCTGCCGTCTCGGCATTGTTGGAGGGGGTACGGGCCTGTCCGAACAACGCAGATCTCTGGGTATTCTTAGGGGACAGCTATTACTTTTCCAATGAAGAGGACAAAGCGACTGTCGAGCGTGCCAAGGAAGCCTACTGCAAAGCAGGCAGCCTGGGCAGTCCGGTGGGACGCGAAAAGTGCGAACAGATTGGCCAGATTCTGAGCCAATGGCGACGATAG
- a CDS encoding S41 family peptidase encodes MKTRKYYAMMVLGLAVLVSGLLWGPALFADNPGDVNMQLNKLNYILRSVRDNYVEEPDAAKLLEGAIHGLLRELDPHSVYIPADQQAKITEQFRGDFEGIGIQFSIQSDWLTVVSPIPGTPADRLGIRAGDRITHIDGISAYGITNEEVFGKLRGEKGSAVRITINRPGIEVPLEFEIFRDKIPIYSVGAAFMLPDKETGYIRINQFTARTTDEVIESLDSLKTAGMKRLLLDLRGNPGGYLDQAWRVADLFMPRKDMLLVYTQGRTSRSNSEFRSTGVGAKYDMPLVVLINHGSASASEIVAGAVQDHDRGLVVGQVSFGKGLVQTPYPMPDGSVVRITTAKYYTPAGRLIQRPYDKGFAEYVMEGRDDEDPNALEEAVQDTTPREAFRTDGGRIVYGGGGISPDSTVVPSRTNALTAKIFSKRLYFDYATDYVAKHPEWGKSFDRFSQEFEVTDEMLRDFKERVIKSQIEIDEPRWEQDLHFTKTQLRGEIAGLLFNDRNLYHMIRLQDDEQVQAALGMFDQAKALASSSSRPNRPNKQ; translated from the coding sequence TTGAAGACTCGTAAGTATTACGCGATGATGGTCCTGGGGTTAGCAGTCTTGGTGTCAGGGTTGTTGTGGGGTCCGGCTCTGTTTGCCGACAATCCCGGTGATGTGAACATGCAGCTTAACAAGCTGAACTACATCTTGCGCTCAGTAAGAGACAACTACGTCGAAGAACCAGATGCTGCGAAACTGTTGGAAGGAGCAATTCACGGTCTTCTCCGGGAACTTGATCCTCACTCGGTATACATTCCGGCTGACCAGCAGGCGAAGATCACAGAGCAATTCCGAGGCGACTTTGAAGGCATTGGTATCCAATTCTCGATTCAGAGTGATTGGCTGACCGTTGTTTCTCCAATTCCGGGAACTCCGGCTGACCGACTCGGCATTCGGGCTGGTGACAGGATAACGCATATTGACGGCATCTCGGCATATGGAATTACGAACGAAGAGGTGTTCGGAAAGCTCCGAGGTGAGAAGGGTTCTGCGGTTCGAATCACGATAAATAGGCCGGGCATTGAAGTGCCGCTCGAGTTCGAAATTTTCAGGGACAAAATCCCCATTTATTCTGTGGGTGCCGCATTCATGCTGCCGGACAAAGAAACCGGGTATATTCGTATCAATCAGTTCACAGCGCGAACGACGGACGAAGTGATTGAATCACTGGATAGCCTGAAAACTGCAGGAATGAAGCGGCTGCTGTTAGACCTGCGAGGGAATCCGGGCGGCTATCTCGATCAGGCGTGGCGTGTCGCCGACTTGTTCATGCCGCGTAAGGATATGCTTTTGGTCTATACCCAAGGCCGCACGAGTCGCTCTAACTCAGAGTTTCGATCGACAGGAGTCGGTGCGAAATACGATATGCCGTTAGTCGTGCTGATCAATCATGGCAGCGCGTCGGCGTCCGAAATCGTTGCGGGAGCGGTTCAGGATCATGATCGTGGACTGGTCGTGGGGCAAGTCAGCTTCGGCAAAGGGCTCGTTCAAACGCCCTACCCAATGCCTGACGGCTCAGTGGTACGAATTACGACAGCCAAGTACTATACGCCGGCGGGACGCCTGATCCAACGTCCCTATGACAAGGGCTTTGCAGAGTATGTGATGGAGGGCCGCGACGATGAAGACCCGAATGCACTCGAAGAGGCCGTTCAGGATACAACACCTCGCGAAGCGTTTCGTACTGATGGCGGCCGCATTGTCTACGGTGGCGGCGGCATTTCACCGGATAGTACAGTGGTGCCGAGTCGAACCAACGCGCTGACTGCGAAAATTTTCAGCAAGCGTTTGTACTTTGACTATGCGACGGATTATGTGGCCAAGCATCCCGAATGGGGCAAGAGCTTTGACCGATTCTCTCAGGAGTTCGAAGTGACCGACGAGATGCTTCGAGACTTCAAAGAGCGTGTCATCAAGAGCCAGATCGAGATCGATGAGCCTCGCTGGGAACAGGATCTGCATTTCACCAAAACGCAGTTGCGTGGCGAGATTGCAGGTCTTCTGTTTAACGACCGCAATCTTTACCACATGATTCGCCTGCAAGACGACGAACAGGTTCAGGCAGCACTTGGGATGTTCGATCAGGCTAAGGCACTTGCCTCGTCCTCTTCGAGACCCAATCGCCCAAACAAGCAGTAA
- the dprA gene encoding DNA-processing protein DprA has translation MGLSGFEKVALLNLLSVPGIGAWGAVRLVQEFGLPSRVFEAADGALRAVPRIGEKVIDGIRKTKPDGELGNTQFAAAEQAQVRLMSFWDDDFPQGLREIEQDSPALLFVKGNFDPHARRVAIVGTRRASDYGKRACRELIGGLASSGVHVISGLASGIDGVAHQAALERGIPTQAVFGCGLDIIYPDHHKPLAERILAEDGALLSEYPMGTQPSVYTFPQRNRIIAGLAAVTVVVEAPEKSGALITARLAASFGREVGAVPGFIVGGKAAGCHELIKEGAALVDSPQDIADLLKLKSTVIQPSVQVPQPNLADAELGLWTLIPPDNKIHIDSLVEKAAQPPGELLSRLLLLELKGFVKQLPGKFFVRA, from the coding sequence GTGGGATTAAGCGGCTTCGAAAAGGTTGCTTTGTTGAACCTGCTAAGTGTCCCGGGTATCGGCGCGTGGGGAGCTGTCCGTCTGGTTCAGGAATTTGGTCTGCCTTCGCGCGTTTTTGAAGCTGCCGACGGTGCCTTGCGTGCTGTGCCGCGCATCGGAGAGAAAGTAATCGATGGCATTCGCAAGACTAAACCTGATGGGGAACTTGGGAACACACAGTTTGCGGCTGCTGAGCAGGCGCAAGTCCGCTTGATGAGCTTCTGGGACGATGACTTCCCTCAGGGATTGAGAGAAATTGAGCAGGATTCCCCCGCACTCTTATTTGTCAAGGGGAACTTCGATCCACATGCGCGCAGAGTGGCAATTGTCGGCACTCGGAGAGCCAGTGATTATGGCAAACGGGCGTGCAGAGAACTAATTGGTGGTTTGGCATCCTCAGGAGTGCACGTCATTAGCGGGCTGGCCAGTGGAATTGACGGAGTTGCTCATCAGGCTGCACTGGAGCGCGGTATCCCGACGCAGGCGGTGTTCGGGTGCGGCTTGGACATCATTTATCCCGACCACCACAAACCACTCGCCGAGCGAATACTGGCGGAGGACGGTGCGCTATTGTCCGAATACCCCATGGGCACACAACCATCTGTCTACACGTTCCCGCAACGAAATCGCATTATTGCCGGGCTGGCTGCAGTTACTGTAGTGGTTGAAGCACCGGAGAAGTCTGGTGCTCTGATAACGGCCCGTTTGGCCGCATCATTTGGCCGTGAAGTCGGAGCTGTCCCCGGATTTATTGTCGGAGGAAAGGCGGCCGGCTGTCACGAGTTAATCAAAGAGGGTGCCGCCCTTGTCGATTCCCCTCAGGATATTGCTGACTTGCTGAAACTAAAGAGCACAGTTATTCAACCGTCAGTTCAAGTTCCTCAGCCAAACTTGGCTGATGCCGAACTTGGTCTGTGGACTCTGATTCCTCCAGACAACAAAATTCATATCGACAGCTTAGTAGAAAAGGCTGCGCAGCCGCCGGGAGAACTCTTGAGCAGGCTGCTGCTTCTCGAATTGAAGGGTTTTGTCAAACAACTACCGGGGAAATTCTTTGTCCGCGCTTGA
- the obgE gene encoding GTPase ObgE — MVFVDRAKIYVRSGKGGDGRVSFLREAFRPLGGPDGGDGGAGGSVYLVADSQLHTLMDFRHQVEFKAEDGEMGGRKQCTGRDGKDIEIRLPVGTQVYTEDGLLADLSEPGQRICVAEGGRGGKGNQHFATSRNQAPRKSTPGQPAQERNLLLELRLMADVGLVGLPNAGKSTLLSVLTAARPKIAPYPFTTLSPNLGIVRPTEYSSFVLADLPGLIEGASDGRGLGYEFLRHVERTRVLLFLLDCTSSDPKAELKVLKSELKSWNPDLLKRPALIVLSKIDLLPAGEKLPKGPWKHAISSATNQGIEELIQKLWSLLETAPIPRIFREPDELPGPISKLGEPLEEDEWD, encoded by the coding sequence ATTGTGTTTGTAGATCGTGCAAAAATCTATGTAAGGTCCGGCAAAGGCGGTGACGGCCGAGTCTCCTTTTTGCGCGAAGCATTTCGTCCGCTGGGTGGCCCGGACGGCGGCGATGGAGGAGCAGGCGGCTCTGTCTACCTGGTTGCAGATTCGCAATTGCACACGCTGATGGACTTCCGCCATCAAGTCGAGTTCAAGGCAGAAGATGGCGAAATGGGCGGGAGAAAACAGTGTACTGGCCGTGACGGAAAGGATATCGAAATCCGGCTTCCGGTCGGCACACAAGTCTACACAGAAGACGGCTTGCTGGCAGATTTGTCAGAACCGGGCCAACGAATTTGTGTAGCAGAAGGAGGTCGCGGCGGCAAGGGCAATCAACACTTTGCGACGTCCCGCAATCAGGCACCTCGAAAGTCCACCCCCGGTCAGCCCGCGCAAGAGCGAAACCTGCTCCTCGAGCTTAGATTAATGGCCGATGTTGGGCTGGTCGGATTGCCGAACGCCGGCAAGTCAACCCTGCTTTCCGTCCTGACCGCAGCCCGTCCCAAGATAGCTCCCTACCCGTTTACGACACTCTCTCCGAATCTCGGGATTGTGCGCCCTACCGAATACTCGAGCTTTGTCCTTGCAGACCTGCCAGGGCTGATCGAAGGCGCATCGGACGGCCGGGGATTGGGTTACGAGTTTCTGCGGCATGTCGAGCGAACTCGCGTACTGCTCTTCCTGCTCGATTGCACAAGCAGCGACCCCAAGGCGGAACTCAAAGTGCTGAAATCAGAGTTGAAGAGCTGGAATCCGGATCTTCTGAAGCGTCCTGCCCTGATTGTTCTCTCGAAGATCGACCTCCTGCCGGCAGGCGAGAAGTTGCCCAAGGGTCCCTGGAAACACGCTATCTCATCTGCGACGAATCAGGGCATTGAAGAGTTGATTCAGAAGCTCTGGTCACTCTTGGAGACCGCACCAATACCTCGAATCTTCAGGGAGCCGGATGAACTTCCAGGGCCGATAAGCAAGCTCGGGGAACCTCTGGAGGAGGACGAGTGGGATTAA